The Reichenbachiella carrageenanivorans region GATAGATCAAGTCAGAGATATGGCGAGGCGGGGGAAAGCAGAATGTTTCAAGCCGCACTATCACAGCATGATTTTATACAGCATGTTATCCCTCTTTTAATGCCATTTTCACATATGTTTCAGTATTGAAGACTGGGATTTGAGATTTTTTGTAGTCTTTGGTGTTTCTGGTGACTATAGCGGAAATTTCTTTGCCACCTAGTGCTACTGAATGCTGAATCGCATCTTCGAAATCTTTGAATTCGCTGTTTACTGCATTTTCAATGTCTTTTCCGGAGACGCTAAGAATTTCAACTAATTCTAGAATTTCACCTATGATTGTTCTTGTTTTCTTGTCTCCAAGTTCTTTTCGTACGATGTAATGAACGTTGTTGAGGCAAATTGACGATGCGAACAGTTTAAGTTTTTTCTTATCAGCCAAATCAAATATTATAGATGCGGCATCAGCATGTGGTTGTCGATCAATTAAGAGATCAATGATGACGTCAGTATCAACAAATATTTTAGATGCCATGTTTGCTGTCTTTTGCTTCGTTAAGGTTGTTTTTGTAGCTGAATGAAGAGCCTGTCTTAAGTACACCTCTTAGTTTTTGGACTCTAGGAGATAGCTGTTTTTCTGCGACTGACTGCATTTTAGACTCTGTTATGTATCTGAAATAGTTTTCTACCATTTCAGATAAGCTGCGGCCTTTGTTTGAAGCATATTTTTTTGCTTGCTCTATAATTTCCTTTTCAAGCGTAAGAGTTAATTTGGTATTCATGACACGTGTTTTTTTGTTATTAGGTTGTACGTGCAAATTAACCAATGGTTTTCGAAAAATCCTAATGAGGGATATCGCCTGTGTAGGACGATGTGCCCTCACAGTTTAATTAAGGCAGAAAGATAACCGATCCGCGCACAACCGCAAAAGCTTGTTTAGCCATTAACGCAAGTTTGGAGCGACAAAATAACCACGAATGCGTTCTCGGCATTCTGCATATTCCGCGCGGAGCGGTGGTACTGATTCTGGCATTGATTCGAAAAGCTCGCAAGGGCATTCGTGCCTACACTATATTACCTCGCGTCTTTTCGCATTGGTTTAACCGTAATCAGTCTTCTAGTTCCGATGATCCCTCGCTTTATAAGAATGTTCACCAGCCATAGAATTGGCCAGAAAAGAAGATAAGTTAGACAGCCCAAGTCACCTCCAAACTCTGTTAGGATTCGATTCTTTCGTTCAGGGAGTTCGAAAGAAGTTCGCTTTAGGGTTTTGCCAAAAAGTTGCAACTCTTCACCAGTCCAACCCAATTCAGAGGAACTTTCAAGAAGTTGTTAAGTCTCTCCACGTTCTCCGAAGTTAGTTTGCCAAATTTCTGAGGGTTAGGCCCGATAGATTCACCAGACCAAGCAGTTGTTTCGGAACTGTAATATTGTACATCTTCAATTTCATTCCAATCGTTACTTAGCCAAATGAATGAAATCCAACAAGTTGAAACGTTCGATTTAATGTCAAATAAACCAAATTTTTCGTTGGTCTTATCTTCAAAGGTGAATTCGTCCCCGTTGAAATTTTTATTTATGTAATCTTTCCAGTTCGAGTACTCCATTATTTCTCAAAGGGACTAATGCGAGGTAACCTTTAGCTTTCCTGTCTATAATTAATCAAAGAAATAAAGGTTTTACTTTTAATAGTAAAAGAAAGCAAGCCAGAACTACGCGCTAACCAAGTTACCCAGACTTATCGGGCGATTCAGGGCTTGCTTTCCATTGTTAAATGTTCAGATAGATATTCAGGGATCCCGATCCGTCGAGATGCCCTAACATCAAGGTTTTGAACTTAATATTGAAATTATGGAAAATACCACCCCTAAACAAATCTTCTACCCACATATCGTGGGTATAGACATTAGCAAAATGAGTATTGATGTGGCTTTGATTAACAGCTCATCGATGAAGTGCAACAATGGCTTGTTTAGTAATGATAGCGAAGGCTTCCAGAAAATGAAAAGATGGCTTAAACAACATGGCAATGACTGTGGTGAGGACATCCTTTTCTGCATGGAACATACCGGTATCTATACCAGAAACATTGTCAAGTATTTGCTCAAAAGAGGATGCAAAGTTTGGCTGGAATCCTCCCTGCACATCAAAAGAAGCATGGGACTAATCAGGGGTAAGTCAGACAAAATCGACGCTGAAAGAATTGCCAATTTTGCTTTTGATCATCAACGTGATGCCAAACTGGTCAAACTCTCACATCCTACCTTAAACCGCCTCAAAGATCTAATGAAAACCAGAATGAGGCTTCAAAAAAGTTTACACAGTCAGCAAATTGCTGTAGATGAGTTGACCAAAGTAGACCCAAAAGCAGGACGTGAAATCGAAAGAATCAGTAGGTCAGCTATCAGTGGGTTAAAAAAATCTTTAGATAAAGTTGAAGCCAAAATGGACGAATTGATTCAGATAGATAAACACTTAAAGACCCTCTACGAATTGGTCACTTCGGTGAAAAGTGTAGGCAAGGTTTTGGCCGTGGATCTGATCGTTTATACAGAAGGATTTACTCGCATGTTGGACAACCGAAAGCTGGCTTGTTATTGCGGTGTAGCTCCTTTCGAATACAGTAGTGGAACCAGCATATTTGCCAGTCCAGGCACATCAAGTTTTGCCAACAAACAACTCAAATTTCATCTACACATGTGTGCGATGAATGCCATCAAATGTCACAAAGAACTTCGAGGATATTACCTTCGGAAAACCGAAGAAGGGAAAAGTAAAATGAGTGCACTCAATGCAGTGAGAAACAAACTACTCCATAGAGTAGTCGCCGTAGTAAAAAGAGGAACTCCTTATCAAGAGAAATTGGATTAAAAAAAGACCAATACGCTTGTTTTTACCATAGATATCGTCTATGTATGGTGAGTGCGCTTACACTCTCTAATACCACTAAAGTATCGAATTGCAGATACAGTTGAAAATATCTCAAAAGCGCATTCACTATACATTTTGTTGGGTGTAGTTTTTCATTATCTTTGTCATGTCGTGCAATGATACTTATAATATTCAAAATATGCAGAGCTTACAAAAAGATCTAATTTTCCCATTGAATGATAGAGATGATTACTTGAAGGTGTTCAAGGAGATATATTATCACCTTTATTCTAACAGTAATGTTAGTAGGGCAGAGGTGTTAATTAAGGATATCTCTAAAGTTCTTTTGTATTGTTTATCAAATACAGATCAGAAAAAGAGCGATTCTGATACCATATTTAAAGTTCTTAAAAAACAGTATCCAGACATTGAAATGTTTATTACCCCTTTTGAATTAGAAAAAGAGCACATTGAATTTGTGTTCGATAAGCTAATTGATATCGATATCCAAAATGCACCCGCACACATAATTGGGGATGCTTTTCAATCATTAGTTGGACCGAATTTAAGAGGTGATAAAGGACAGTTTTTCACACCTAAGTCAGTTGTTTCTTCGATGGTACAGATTTTATCGCCAAAGGAGTCAGATGTAATATGTGATCCTGCATGTGGTACAGGAGGTTTTTTAGTTGAAGCATTTACGTCTTTCGCAAACAATAAGAAGCACTTCTGTGGACAATTGATAGGTATTGAGAAAGATGAATTCTTGTCAAACACAGCGACTTCAATATTGGAAATCTATTCCAAAAGTAATTTTAATATTATTAATAGGAATTCACTTGATTTAAGAGATAAAGATTTAGCTCGCAATCTAGGAGAAGTTGATGTGATATTAACTAATCCACCGTTTGGAGCAAAAATTGGCATCAAGGATAAAGAAATTCTTGGTCAATATGAGTTTGGTCATAGTTGGTCTTATGTTAAGAGCGAGGATAAATGGTTTAAATCTAATCAGCTATTAAATGAGCAATCCCCACAATTGCTCTTTCTAGAATTATGTTTTAAACTTTTGAAAAAAGGAGGAAAAGCAGGAATAGTCCTTCCAGAGGGAATTTTCGGAAATAAAAGTTTGGGATACGTATGGGATTATATTAGGTCTCAAGGTCAAATAATTGGAATGATTGATTGTCCAAGGACGTTGTTTCAACCCAGTACAGATGTTAAAACTAATATTCTTTTTTTTGAAAAGGGAACGGAATCTAAGAATGAGTTTCTAGTTGCTGTTGCCGAAAATTGTGGTCATGATAAAAGAGGCAGAAGCCTGTCTAGTAAAGGTGAAAAAGTTAAGGATGATTTCGATTTACTCGGAAAATCATTTAATAATGGACTTCAAAATTGGAGTTCAGCCTGTGTGAAGGATAAATATTACGTTGTTCCAAGATATTGTGTGAAGGAAAATAATTGGAAGAATAAGCAAATATTCGAGTTTGATGTAAAAAGTTTTATATCAATTAACGAGTTGGTTGACTCTAATCAACTTGCTATAAGGAAAGGAAATGAAGTGGGTTCGGAAGCATATGGAACTGGAGATATTCCATTTATCAGAACTTCTGATTTGATCAACCTAGAAATCAACTATGATCCTACTAAGTCAGTTAGTGAAGAGGTTTACTCAAATTTCAAGAGTCTACAGAGTATAGAAGAAAATGATATTCTCATGGTAGCTGATGGTAGATACAGGATTGGTAAAACATCTATGATATTGAATGGGATGACTAAGTGTGTTGTTCAAAGCCATGTGAAAATAATTAGAGTACTAAAATCATCAATTTATTCTCCTTTCGAATTACTCTATATATTCAATCAAAAACCTGTTATTCAACAAATTAGGAGTCTCATTTTTATACAATCTACACTTGGGAGTATTGGTAATAGATTAAATGAACTAATCCTGCCTATTCCAGAAAAGAATGATTCATGGAATTTAATGATCCAAGATTTCACAGAAACTCTTGTTGAGAGGAATAGGCTACTACATAAGTTGAATGACAACATTATAGATGATGTTTTTTAAGTGTTTTTTGACCTAGTGAGAATAGCAGCAATCCACTCATAAAACTCATCTAATGTTTTATTTCCTTGAGCAATATTGCATTCTCGGTGTCCAAATCCAACATTCATTGGGTCATGCATTCGTGGGTTTAAATGGCATGTTTCTAGATTCGCTTTTCCTCTTTGTGCTGTATGGAATAAATCGAATCCGATCTTGTCAAGGCAAATTGCACAGGTAGTTATATTTGACATTTCGCCAAAGTGTGACTCTAAATATTCTTTTATGTTATCGGGACATTTTGGAGCTCCCTCCATTTGATAAACTAACCATGTCAACTTAATTGCTACTTGAATACAAGAATCATAGTCAGCAGCTTTTTCTCTAAGTTTTGCTACAACTCCATCTTTTAGGTTTTCCATGTTAATGCCAAACTTTTTCAAATTTTCATCTGATGCAAGCATTACCCACCTCAAAATCCTGTTTGGCCCAGCATCCTCACTTTTCCAGGCAGCTCCTGTAGTCATTGTAGAATCTCTTTTAATCTTATCAGAAATTCGTTTAAAGTTCTTGGATAGGTGTTCTAAAAATGGAAACTCTGAACAACTACCAGTATGCCCCATTTCTAGATGACATTTTTTGATTTGTAATTTATCATATTTAGATCTACTAGAAATCTCCTTATAGCAATACTTCATATAGGTTTGTCAATTTTTTCAATTTCAATGAAAAATTGACTCGGAGAAACCTCTAGTGCATTACAAATTGCATCAATGTTTACAAGGGAAAGATTCCTTTCACCTCTTTCTATACTTCCAATGTAGGTTCTATGAAGCCCACATTTGAACGCAAAATCTTCTTGTGATAATGATTTTGAAATTCTTATTGATCGAAGTACTACCCCAAATTTTTCTTCAATTGTCATTGAATATTATTTTGGAGTAAAATTAGCTCTATGAATACTATGAGTCTACAGACTATAAGTAGCGTTTATTACACCCAACGACCATGTATGTGTCGTGCGATTCGTAATTGATGTAGACGAAGCTAGTGATTTTTACTTTGTCAGCCCAACAGCAGACCTTCAAAGACAGCCTGACTGATTCTACTCTAACGAGAATGCAGCTCGTCTTGGCTGGCTAGTGGAGCAAGTAAAAATCACATGCTATACATCAGCTGTTTACCAGAAACCACTGGTGATCCGTCTGTGCGCATGACAGCATACAACATGTTGTCTTTTCGTTATTTTTTCGTTCCGTTCCGGGATGTTCGATAGTGCTCGATACTTTTTTCTTGATAAAAAAGTAACCAAAAAATCAAGGCTGTGGATCATTTAGCTAAAATTCGCTGCCTTCCGCTGAAAAGAAACAAACTCGACCGACCCTTCGCTCGTCCAACCCTTCGGCCTCAAACAGTGTTTCTTTTTTAACCGCTCCTGTCAGTGAATTTCTTAACGCTAAATCCTCCAATGCCGAAAAAAAAAGGTGCTGATTTTGGCCAGAGGAATGGTTTTCAGCCTGCAGCTTCACTATTTTCATTGCTTCCGCCCCTGCGCTACCTACTTAAGCAAGCTTCCTGCGTTCCCAACGTTTAAGCATGAAACCGTTCACCTACTGGCTGAAAACAATCGAATTCCCTCAAAAGTCCCCGTTTTCTTTGGCTCTGCGTATAGTTATGATTTTTAGAAAGGCAATGAAAGACAACGCCCGCATATAGCGATGTGCCCATGCGGATTCTAAAAGCACTAAAGTAGCCGAATCACTCCAAACCGCCAAAGCCAGTCTGGTCGCTCAGTCTCACAGGCGCCTATCGGCATACGAATGACCATTCCTCGGCATTCTACCGCTTCCCGAGTGAATCGGCGGAGCATGTTATGGCATTGATTCGGTCACACAGCTATGGGCATGCGCTATATGCATTGTTAGGCATTTTTTTCTTCCATTCGGTTCAGAAAATGATTGTTGATTCGTTTTGCTGCAAATTGAACTCCCAGTGTCATAAATAGAGCATCTATAGCCACTGTAAATGCAATTACTCCATAGATTGCTTCGTCAAATCCCGAAGTTGATTCGAAACTGACGTAGTACCATAATGCCCAGAGTTCACAGATAACTGCCCAAAGAGTTAAGAAGATAATTAGTTTGATTTTTTCGGCTTTGTTGAAATGTCGACCAAAGTTTTTAGTGAAGTGCCAGCATATTGGAGTTAGGGTAGCATAAACGATTAGAAATAGCCCGAACATTCCTAGTCGTTTTCCTGGTGCAATTGCGTCCAACACGAAACCAAATGTTAGCCAAAATACTGGTAGTACTAAAGAATATAGAAATAGGTTTGGTGTTTTAGATGATTCGTTCATGTTCAAGTTTAATAATGCCTAACGCCACTGTATCAATCGTGGCGTGTGACTTAATTTAAGTTTCGGCTACAAGATAGCCAAATCTCTGATTTGCGCTATCCCTTTTGATTCCATAGTGCCAATCTGAGATATGTCGGGGCTTCCAGAAAGCAGAGGACTTTCGTTCACAGCTGAACCGCCATGATTTGATCACAGCTTGTTAGCATCATTTTCGCCAGATTTCCTTCCACCCTGATTTTAGGCTGAATGATTCTCCGTTCATTACATGTTTTGTTAATGGAATAATGTTAAGAAATAAGAATGAAAACCAAATTGCCGCACAATAGAGCCATGTTCTTGTTAAACCGCACCAAATATTATTTATTAAGCCTTGACTAAATACCACTTCTGTTTCTGAATTAGCCGTTCTAGTTAGTTGACGGTATACAGGATTTCGAATCTCATATTTGACTCCATTTTGATCGACATATAGTTCCGGTTCGTTCCATTGATTCGATAAGCTTATCAGTTGCACTGAATCTAACTTTGCATCTCGAAAGTATTGAGTAGTTAAAGGCTTCTTTAATTTACCTATTGACCATCGGTTCTCGGATTTGGGATTCCCCTGTTCATCTATCCAGAAGAGAAAACCCTTGTTCAAACTATTAATTTTCCAATTTTTAATATGGCTTCCTGATAGGTCAAATTCTTGAATAACATCATAATCACCTAATCCTATGAGGATTAGATTATTAGAAACGACTATTCCTTGTATGTTCGCCAATGGAAGTTCATTAGATGGCGAAATGACATCTAATTTCACGAAAATATTCCAAAGTAGACCTATTGCCTCAAACGCTAATAGTGATAATAGTATTAATGAAAAAAATCTTCGCATTTAGATTGTTGATGCTAACGCCTGTGTAGGCGGCGTGCCTACAGCGGTTGTTTGTGATGGCAGTGAAGTTAGCCGATCCGATCTAAAACCGCAACAGACTGTTCGCCAGTTACACAAGACAGGAACGTAGTTCGACCGCACTGCTGATTCCTCGGCCCGCTGACCCTCCCCGATCGGAACGGCAGTTCCGATAGCACCAACGCCCACGGACAACCGCCACAAAAGGCATGAGCGACCTACACCATGTTGTCGACCGTTTTTTTGTTCGCCAGCAACGCAGATCGACCGCCACAAGTAGCGAAACACAAGTCAAAAAAGTTCATCCAGGGCAGTGCCGCCACGCACCAGCAGGTTCAGGCTCATAGCAGCCCGCCAGTTCAGACGTAAAACAGATAAGCGCAACCGCAAAGGCCGCTCGTTCGCTCGAAAACTAAGATGGAAAAAGGCAGTAAAGTCAGCGTCTGGTAGATGGCCGACTGTTCCGGTACGGCGCACAGATCAAGAGCCACAAGGCAAAAGCGCAATGCACAAAAGCCATGGTCGACAACATCCGGATATCACACACTAGTGGTTGATATATCCATTGTGTTTTTATCCAAATCTAGTGGATTAATTATTTGTTTGAAACTCGAATTGGTACCAAGCAGCTAGATACTTCCTTTAGTTTAGTGGGCTGTATTTCTCGATAGCGCCCCCTGCCCTGTTTGTTTAAGAATACGATGCCACACTCTGCCAGTATTTTGATATGCTGATAAATGGCTGGTCTAGTCATCTCAAAATTGTAGGGAATCGCAATCAAATTGATGACCTCTCCTTGTGTGGGTCAACTATCGCCTGAAATATGTCTCTTCTCATGTCATGAGAACCTTAGTTTGCTTTACATTAATGTATTATTATGGTTCTTATAAATCATTGAAATTTCAACTAAGAATAAATATTAAATTAGTTGTGATACGCAACAAATTTGATGAGATTTAACCCTGAAATTGAATTGACCCCTCCATTTCAAACCCTCCCCAAAACTTCTAATTCTATTTTTTCACTAAAATGAATCAAATTCATGAATTTAGAATCGAAGTATTCCTATGTCCTTGGCGTGCTATTTATTGGTAGTTTGGCCTATTTTTCATCTTGCACATCACCTTCGGGGCCTACTGGTTTGTCCGACCACACCATCATCCCTCACCCCGTAGCTATTACTACAGCAAATGGACACTTTACACTATCTACCACCACTCAGGTGGGTACCGATGAGGAGTCGCTAATAGCCGTTGCGCAATATTTAGTTTC contains the following coding sequences:
- a CDS encoding PIN domain-containing protein → MASKIFVDTDVIIDLLIDRQPHADAASIIFDLADKKKLKLFASSICLNNVHYIVRKELGDKKTRTIIGEILELVEILSVSGKDIENAVNSEFKDFEDAIQHSVALGGKEISAIVTRNTKDYKKSQIPVFNTETYVKMALKEG
- a CDS encoding N-6 DNA methylase yields the protein MQSLQKDLIFPLNDRDDYLKVFKEIYYHLYSNSNVSRAEVLIKDISKVLLYCLSNTDQKKSDSDTIFKVLKKQYPDIEMFITPFELEKEHIEFVFDKLIDIDIQNAPAHIIGDAFQSLVGPNLRGDKGQFFTPKSVVSSMVQILSPKESDVICDPACGTGGFLVEAFTSFANNKKHFCGQLIGIEKDEFLSNTATSILEIYSKSNFNIINRNSLDLRDKDLARNLGEVDVILTNPPFGAKIGIKDKEILGQYEFGHSWSYVKSEDKWFKSNQLLNEQSPQLLFLELCFKLLKKGGKAGIVLPEGIFGNKSLGYVWDYIRSQGQIIGMIDCPRTLFQPSTDVKTNILFFEKGTESKNEFLVAVAENCGHDKRGRSLSSKGEKVKDDFDLLGKSFNNGLQNWSSACVKDKYYVVPRYCVKENNWKNKQIFEFDVKSFISINELVDSNQLAIRKGNEVGSEAYGTGDIPFIRTSDLINLEINYDPTKSVSEEVYSNFKSLQSIEENDILMVADGRYRIGKTSMILNGMTKCVVQSHVKIIRVLKSSIYSPFELLYIFNQKPVIQQIRSLIFIQSTLGSIGNRLNELILPIPEKNDSWNLMIQDFTETLVERNRLLHKLNDNIIDDVF
- a CDS encoding helix-turn-helix domain-containing protein — protein: MTIEEKFGVVLRSIRISKSLSQEDFAFKCGLHRTYIGSIERGERNLSLVNIDAICNALEVSPSQFFIEIEKIDKPI
- a CDS encoding DUF6364 family protein — protein: MNTKLTLTLEKEIIEQAKKYASNKGRSLSEMVENYFRYITESKMQSVAEKQLSPRVQKLRGVLKTGSSFSYKNNLNEAKDSKHGI
- a CDS encoding IS110 family RNA-guided transposase → MENTTPKQIFYPHIVGIDISKMSIDVALINSSSMKCNNGLFSNDSEGFQKMKRWLKQHGNDCGEDILFCMEHTGIYTRNIVKYLLKRGCKVWLESSLHIKRSMGLIRGKSDKIDAERIANFAFDHQRDAKLVKLSHPTLNRLKDLMKTRMRLQKSLHSQQIAVDELTKVDPKAGREIERISRSAISGLKKSLDKVEAKMDELIQIDKHLKTLYELVTSVKSVGKVLAVDLIVYTEGFTRMLDNRKLACYCGVAPFEYSSGTSIFASPGTSSFANKQLKFHLHMCAMNAIKCHKELRGYYLRKTEEGKSKMSALNAVRNKLLHRVVAVVKRGTPYQEKLD